CAGAGTGCGCAGATAAAGCGGCAATTGCAAAACGAAATGGTCTCCAAGGAGCTCGAACACAGCTATCTGGGCCGGATTGGAAAAGAGCTCGAACCGCTCTTCGCGCCACTGGGATTTGATTGGCGGATGTCCGTCGCCACTGTTGCCGGACTCGCTGCTAAAGAGGTCGTCGTCTCAACCCTGGCGACGCTTTATGCCGTTGGAGATGCCGACGAGCGCAGCAACACCCTTATCCAGCGCCTGCGGGAAAACGTTACCTTCAAAGCGGCGATCGCGATGATCATCATTATCATGATTTACTCTCCCTGCGTCGCAGCCATGAGTACTTTCTGGGCCGAAGTACCGCAATGGGTATGGAGGGGATTTTATCTCATCTATCCAAACGTACTGGCGTGGCTGATGGCGTTTGGCATCTATCGGATACTGGGCCTGATGGGGTATTGAACGGATGACGGGCTGTTTGATGACGCTGGTCCCCTTTTTCGAGGGAAGGCCCGATTATCGCGATTTTCTCGAAGAGAGACTGAAGGAGATTTTCGGACTGCCGGTTCGGTGGCATGCGCCGCTGAATCTGCCTGGTGAGAGTTACGATGGAAGCAGGGGGCAGTTCCGTGCCGCTACGCTGCTTGCGGCAGCCTGCGCGAGCCGAAGCGAAGAGGGTGAAATCGTGCTAGGTATAACCGACCGGGACATCTACGAAGGCCATCTAAACTTCGTTTTCGGCCTCGCCACCTCTTTGTACCGGTGTGCCGTCATTTCGACGGCGCGACTCTCGAACAGCTTCTATGACCTTCCGCCCGACAATACGCTCTATCTCAGGCGCATCGTCACCGAAGCGGTGCATGAAATAGGGCATACCCTCGGCCTCGATCACTGCCCCGACCCGCACTGTGTGATGCATTTTTCCAATTCCCTGGCCGACACCGACAGAAAGGGGTACCGTTTCTGCCCGGTCTGCCGCGAGCGTGTCGACGCCGCGCTGCTTCGCTGTCGCAAAGATCAATGATTTTTCATGAAGAACGCCCGTTTGAAACTTTCGAGTCCGCTCATCAGCCAGATGGTCGCTCTCTGGTTGAAAATCTCGCTTTTAATCGCCGACACTTTCGCCCTGGCAGCGGCCAGATCGGCGATTGAACGGCTCAACTCGTCGGCGCTGGCCAGCTGGTTTTCAAAACGGCCCAGAGTGAGTCTGTAGTACTCCTCCTGCGCCTTCGTCTCCATCCGGGCACTGGTCAGCTTCGACTGCAGGGCGGCCAGGTTCAAAAAGGCATTGTTCAGCTCCATCCTCACGCGCTTTTGATAATCGTTGAGCGCCAGCTTCGCTGCGAGGATCTTTCGGCGCATCGCTTCGACACGTTTTTCATCACCAAAGCCGCTGAAGAGGTTCCACTGCATCGAAGCGCCCACATAACTCTGATCGGCGTTGGTGTAGCCGTCTCCGTTGAGTTCGAGGGTGTCGCCGTGTTTTTTCAAAGCGGCCGCTACACCGACGGTAGGATAGTAACGGCTTTTGGCCAGTTTCTCCATCGATTCATCGATCTTCAGCGAGGTTTTCAGTGCGCGGATATCTTCCCGCGACGCAAGGGCCGTTTGAATGAGTTGCTCTTTATTGAGGGGATTTCCACCCGTTTCAAGGGTGTCGATGGAATCGACGGGGCGATCGATGAGATAGGAGAGCCGGTTCATCAGTTGTGATTTTCGATTCTTCGTCTCGGTGATGTCGGCGTCGATGGCGAATTTTCTGGCTTCGATATTATACAGGTCCGCAGGCGGAAGCAGACCGTTATCATAAAGGCCTTTGGCCTTTTTGTAGGCCTCTTCGATAGCCATTTGCGCTTTTTCCTTGGCGTCGAGAATTTTTTCGGTCGCATAGATGGCCGTATAAAGCCGGGTCGCCTGCAGGTAGAGATTGCGTTTTAAATCGTCGCGTTTCAATGCCGTCAATGCGTGTTCGAATGCCGCTTTGTCGATCGCCGCTGTGACGGCGAAGCCTGTAAAAAGCGGGTAGGAGAGGGTCAGATCGCCTCGCCATTGTGATTTGGTCGCCATTGGGATCGCTCCTGTGCTCTGACCGGGAAAGGAGGGAAAGTGAAGGTACATGACCGGATCGTCTTTCAGGTGGACCGCTTCAAGATGCGCATCGAGTGAAGGGAGGTTTTTCCCTTTCGAAGCCTCGGCCTGCAATCCTGCCGCCAAGACGAGTTCGTCGGCGCTTTTGAGTGCCAGGGCGTTGTCGACATCGGCAATGATCTGCCGATAGGTTTGGGCATGAACGACAGGGGTGATGAAAGCAAGATACAGGAGAGTGGCAACGAAAGATTTGTGAAGCGCCCCCCCAATCGTTGCCAGTGACGAGTGACCGATAACTCTCATACTGCCTCCTTTCTAAATGGGTTTTTGACAAAGAGCAGCACGACGAAGAGCGATCCGAGGATCCCCCAGTAGCCTGCGTGCATGAAAGTGTTGTAAAAACCGTAGTTGTAGCTCATGAAAGCTTCATAGTTGCCGAAAATCGCCTCGATTTGTGCCATGGAAACGCCGAAGGCATCCTGCATGTTTTGCAGAAAATCGTGAAGGAATTCGACATTTTGCTGCTCCTGCATCCGTAAAAAATGCATATTTTTGAAATACTCCATATTGTTGGTGGCCAGCGCCGTGCCGAAACTGCCGCCGACAAAGCGGAAATAGTCCATCAGCACAATCGCCAGTTCCCCTTTGTGTGCCGGGGCATTCTGGAGCACCATCACCGTGACCGGGGCGAAGAAAAGCCCCATGCCGATACCGAAGGGAATGGTCAGCAGCATCGCCTGATACAGGGGTGTGTAGTAG
This genomic interval from Hydrogenimonas urashimensis contains the following:
- a CDS encoding archaemetzincin family Zn-dependent metalloprotease — protein: MTGCLMTLVPFFEGRPDYRDFLEERLKEIFGLPVRWHAPLNLPGESYDGSRGQFRAATLLAAACASRSEEGEIVLGITDRDIYEGHLNFVFGLATSLYRCAVISTARLSNSFYDLPPDNTLYLRRIVTEAVHEIGHTLGLDHCPDPHCVMHFSNSLADTDRKGYRFCPVCRERVDAALLRCRKDQ
- a CDS encoding TolC family protein, with the protein product MRVIGHSSLATIGGALHKSFVATLLYLAFITPVVHAQTYRQIIADVDNALALKSADELVLAAGLQAEASKGKNLPSLDAHLEAVHLKDDPVMYLHFPSFPGQSTGAIPMATKSQWRGDLTLSYPLFTGFAVTAAIDKAAFEHALTALKRDDLKRNLYLQATRLYTAIYATEKILDAKEKAQMAIEEAYKKAKGLYDNGLLPPADLYNIEARKFAIDADITETKNRKSQLMNRLSYLIDRPVDSIDTLETGGNPLNKEQLIQTALASREDIRALKTSLKIDESMEKLAKSRYYPTVGVAAALKKHGDTLELNGDGYTNADQSYVGASMQWNLFSGFGDEKRVEAMRRKILAAKLALNDYQKRVRMELNNAFLNLAALQSKLTSARMETKAQEEYYRLTLGRFENQLASADELSRSIADLAAARAKVSAIKSEIFNQRATIWLMSGLESFKRAFFMKNH